Part of the Paeniglutamicibacter sulfureus genome, GATTCACGGGACGGTTTCGGCGGCGGCGCAACGGTTCCAGCTTAGCGCCATTCGCCTCAAATATGCCCGTTTGAGACCGCTTGTTGAGGCATGGCGAAAACTATTGTTGCCGGAGATTGCGGGCGGGCGCGCCCGCGTGTCGCCCGCGCGGAAAGATCGCGGCCCATTTCTACGTGCTGTAAAAGGGTATGCTAGAGGGTGATTGTCCTTATTGACCCCCGTAGAACTGAGTAGATGTCTGTGAAGACCGTGTCCGTTGACTCCGCAACGAGGGCCCGTGCAGCTCGTCAGCCGAATGAATCGGTTGGCGACTTCGTGTCGCGAAAGGCCAAGGCCTATGTGGCCCTGACCAAGCCTCGCGTCATTGAACTCCTGCTCGTGACCACGCTGCCGACCATGATGTTCGCCGAACGCGGTTTCCCCTCGATTTCGCTGGTGCTGGCCACCTTGCTGGGTGGGGCCATGGCTGCCGGGGCATCTGGCTCCTTCAACTGCTACATCGACCGCGACATGGACAAGGTCATGAAGCGCACCAAGGGGCGCCCGCTGGTCACCGGCGAGGTCACCCCGCGCGAGGCGTTGATCTTCTCCTACGCACTTGGCTTCGCGTCGCTGGCGGTGCTCTGGTTCGGAACGAACCCGCTGACCACCGCACTCGGCCTGGCTGCAATCCTCTTCTACGTGGTGCTGTACACGCTGATCCTCAAGCGCCGGACCGCACAGAACATCGTATGGGGCGGGATCGCCGGCTGCATGCCCGTGCTCATTGCCTGGGCAGCGGTCACCAACAAGATCGAATGGCCCGCCATCATCTTGTTCCTGATCATCTTCCTGTGGACCCCGCCGCACTACTGGCCGCTGTCCATGAAGTACGCCGACGACTACAACGCCGCACGGGTGCCGATGCTCGGTGCGATTTCCAGTGCCCGCCGGGTCTCGGTGCAGGTTGTCCTGTACGCCTGGGCCACGCTGGTCTGCTCGCTGCTGTTGGTCCCGATGGGCTACGCAGGCATCGTCTACACCGTGCTGGCCGGCGTCTCGGGCCTGTGGTTCGTCTACGAGTGCCACGTGCTCTACCGCGAGGCCCAGCGCGACCATGAGCCGGCGGACATGAACAAGAAGGCCATGAAGGTCTTCCACATCTCCATCACGTACCTGACGCTCGTCTTCGTCGCCCTGGCCATCGACCCGTTCGTGGGCGGCCCGCTCTTCTAGGAAACACGCCAGGGACAAGGCCGAAGCACCGATGGCGGCTCGCACGGGGAAACCCGGGCGGGCCGCCTTCTCGTTGCCCGGCAGTTTCTTCCACGGGCCTTGCGGGGCGGTTCCCCGTCTGACCGGCGTGGCTTGCCGCGCTCGTTCCCGCTGCCTGGTCCACGGGCGATCGGCGTGGAACTGACTTCCGGATATTGCGCGACCGCGAAAACGCCGGCAGGGAGCTCCGGCAGGGAGACCTGGCGGCGACATGCGGTGCAACGCAAAACGCCCGCCTGCGCCTTGAATTCTAGGGATCGTTGCAACACCAGGTGGCTAGGCTGCCAACAGTAGTTCACGCAGGCGCTCGGTCGGGGTATCCCAGCCGAGCGTTTTGCGTGGACGTCCATTGAGCAGGCGAGCGACCCGCTCGAGTTCCTCGGGACCATGGACGCCGAGGTCAGTTCCTTTAGGGAAGTATTGGCGCAGCAACCCGTTCGTGTTCTCGTTGGATCCGCGCTGCCAGGGGCTGGCTGGATCGCAGAAGTAGACATCCATGTCCGTGGCCATGGAGAAAGCCTTGTGCGTCGCCATCTCGGCGCCCTGGTCCCAGGTCAGGGACCCTCTCAGCAGCTCGGGCAGCCCACCCATGCTCTTGATCAGGCCGTCGCGAACGGTTGCGGCGGTGTGATCACCGTCGAGGTGAACGAGCATGACAAAACGGGTAGTTCGCTCGACCAGAGTCGCAATCGCGGACTGATTCAGCGTCCCCGTGATCAGGTCCCCTTCCCAGTGCCCTGGCACGGCACGGTCCTCAATTTCGGCGGGACGCTCGGAGATGTTGATCATCGGGTCCCGGAACCGGCTGGTGCGCTTCTCCGGATCGGTGCGTGGCTTGCGGCGAGTTCGGCCGGTCCTTAACGCTGTGGCCACCTCTCGCTTGAGACCGCCACGGGCCTGGAAGTAGAGAGCCTGATAGATCGTTTCAGCGCACACGTGAAACTCCAACCTGTCGGGGAGCATCTTCCTCAGCCTGTTACTGATTTGCTCCGGTGACCAGCCTAGAAGCAACTTGGCCCCCACGTATTTTCGTAAGGTTCCCTCGCAAGAGAGCTTGCTGGTCTTGGGTCGTGGTCGGCGTTTGGCCGCTGCACGGTGCGCAGCATAGGGCTGGTAGCCGTTGGGACCGGTGTTGCGGCGGATCTCCCGGCTCACCGTCGAGACCGGCCGTCCTAGCGCCCTGGCGATGGCACGCATCGAGGAGTCGACCGCGAGCAGGTCTCGGATCTGCTCGCGTTCGGAAAGGGAGAGGTAGCGGTCGCTGATTGGTTTCTCCAGCGCGGCAAGCCCTGGAAACGGAGCCATGAAGGACGAACCCTCGACTGGATTATAAGTAGTCACCCCTTGTTTGTAGTCGACAACCCGACCGTCCGGGTAATAGCGTCGGTCGCCGGTCTTGCGAATGCCGGCGTCCCATTCCTTTGACGTGGTTACGTGAACCCCAACGGACGTGGCAGCCTCCCGGCGAGATAGACCGGTGCCGCGCAGTCGCAGGAACTCTTCCCGTTTGCCGGCATGGGTCCCCTTCACGGCCGCTCCGGACTTGTATGCCCATTGGAAACAGGTGCCTGCGGGGATACCGACCTCGCGGGCGGCAACCGAAACGTTGCCAAGTCGCGCCAGCGCGGTGAAGAACTGGTCTTTCTGCTCCTGGGTGTATTTGGCCTTCTTCTTGCCGCGGGCGCCATGGACTGAGGATTTGATGCCTGGGGTGAGTTCGCGGGCCCACTGGTAGCACTTATTTGGATTGAACCCGAGCTCCGCGGCTGC contains:
- a CDS encoding IS30 family transposase; this translates as MRGTGLSRREAATSVGVHVTTSKEWDAGIRKTGDRRYYPDGRVVDYKQGVTTYNPVEGSSFMAPFPGLAALEKPISDRYLSLSEREQIRDLLAVDSSMRAIARALGRPVSTVSREIRRNTGPNGYQPYAAHRAAAKRRPRPKTSKLSCEGTLRKYVGAKLLLGWSPEQISNRLRKMLPDRLEFHVCAETIYQALYFQARGGLKREVATALRTGRTRRKPRTDPEKRTSRFRDPMINISERPAEIEDRAVPGHWEGDLITGTLNQSAIATLVERTTRFVMLVHLDGDHTAATVRDGLIKSMGGLPELLRGSLTWDQGAEMATHKAFSMATDMDVYFCDPASPWQRGSNENTNGLLRQYFPKGTDLGVHGPEELERVARLLNGRPRKTLGWDTPTERLRELLLAA
- a CDS encoding heme o synthase, yielding MSVKTVSVDSATRARAARQPNESVGDFVSRKAKAYVALTKPRVIELLLVTTLPTMMFAERGFPSISLVLATLLGGAMAAGASGSFNCYIDRDMDKVMKRTKGRPLVTGEVTPREALIFSYALGFASLAVLWFGTNPLTTALGLAAILFYVVLYTLILKRRTAQNIVWGGIAGCMPVLIAWAAVTNKIEWPAIILFLIIFLWTPPHYWPLSMKYADDYNAARVPMLGAISSARRVSVQVVLYAWATLVCSLLLVPMGYAGIVYTVLAGVSGLWFVYECHVLYREAQRDHEPADMNKKAMKVFHISITYLTLVFVALAIDPFVGGPLF